In Candidatus Desulforudis audaxviator MP104C, a genomic segment contains:
- a CDS encoding TIGR02679 family protein: protein MRYFRENRGFHRLFSLMIKKYQGLGRAGGSVTLKNLTAQEQEALSLFLGRDCTGRASVTVSLSAFIEAMNKTKYAGIGFKELLDGYVGRDVLTRSEELEDRRNRKALFFRNLAEKHDSPYGRLWLEHIRRAGPGTRGIHLAFEKHPDVLAGQLKNVLAALCRLTRMRRAGKTAAYVRLPVFADRTVHDPHGFDLDTEQGRYLISALQLIRSHEDQGYTVSSRLAAEEVTELLGHFGIIRDDLLNFVTCAGLLAVREDGTPVAWWRAAWDDGAVLNVPLREMAGVGAVVPAASFGRVDRPKVVFVVENSGVFSEILDGFGWTRLPPLVCTNGQLKLACLLLLDKLVADNTTVHYSGDFDPEGLQLAHRLLQRYPDRLVPWCYTVNDYERCVSEVALPESRLRKLDAVGHPLLAPVREKMRSVRKAGYQEGLVKTLVDDIKRILPDMND from the coding sequence GTGCGCTACTTCCGGGAGAACCGGGGTTTCCACCGACTCTTCTCCCTCATGATCAAGAAGTACCAGGGGTTGGGGCGAGCCGGTGGGAGCGTCACCCTCAAGAACCTGACCGCCCAGGAGCAGGAGGCGCTCTCCCTGTTTCTGGGCCGAGACTGCACGGGGCGGGCGTCGGTCACGGTGTCCCTGTCGGCCTTCATCGAGGCCATGAACAAGACGAAGTACGCGGGAATCGGGTTCAAGGAACTGCTGGACGGCTATGTGGGGCGGGACGTCCTGACGCGTTCGGAGGAACTGGAAGACCGTCGCAACCGGAAAGCCTTGTTCTTCCGGAACCTGGCCGAGAAGCACGACAGCCCGTACGGACGCCTGTGGCTTGAGCACATAAGGAGGGCGGGTCCGGGCACGCGGGGGATTCACCTGGCTTTTGAGAAGCACCCCGATGTCCTGGCGGGACAGCTGAAGAACGTTCTGGCCGCACTCTGCCGGCTGACGCGGATGCGCCGGGCCGGGAAGACGGCGGCCTACGTGAGACTGCCGGTGTTCGCCGACCGGACGGTCCACGACCCGCACGGATTCGACCTGGACACCGAACAGGGCCGATACCTGATCTCGGCTCTGCAGCTGATCCGGAGCCATGAGGACCAAGGGTACACGGTCAGCAGCCGCCTGGCCGCCGAGGAAGTGACTGAACTGCTCGGCCACTTTGGGATCATCCGGGATGATCTGCTGAACTTCGTTACCTGCGCGGGTCTTCTGGCGGTAAGGGAAGACGGCACGCCCGTGGCGTGGTGGCGGGCGGCCTGGGATGACGGTGCGGTGCTTAATGTTCCCCTGAGAGAGATGGCCGGAGTGGGGGCTGTTGTTCCGGCCGCCTCGTTCGGCCGTGTTGACCGGCCCAAAGTGGTGTTTGTTGTTGAGAACTCCGGTGTGTTTTCGGAAATCCTGGACGGCTTCGGCTGGACGCGCCTCCCGCCGCTGGTGTGCACCAACGGCCAGCTCAAGCTGGCCTGCCTCCTGCTTCTGGATAAACTCGTCGCTGATAATACTACCGTCCACTACTCCGGCGATTTTGACCCGGAGGGCTTGCAGTTGGCCCACCGCCTTCTGCAACGCTATCCGGACCGGCTGGTTCCCTGGTGTTACACGGTCAACGACTACGAGCGGTGTGTCTCCGAGGTTGCACTTCCCGAGTCCCGCCTGAGGAAACTGGACGCCGTCGGCCATCCGCTCCTGGCCCCTGTACGGGAGAAGATGCGGTCGGTGCGCAAGGCGGGTTATCAGGAGGGTCTGGTCAAAACCCTGGTGGACGATATCAAACGCATACTGCCAGATATGAATGACTGA
- a CDS encoding copper amine oxidase N-terminal domain-containing protein has protein sequence MKRFAVAVLAVLFVLSLTVSAGAAPPGPEAAKIREEDGKPGKDKALGLTVDGEERPWGDVPPVIKEGRVLIPIRGMMAALGAKVDWNAEDKMVTIELNDSILEIDFGALDENGMPAFYFNDVKIDGPDVPPKSINGRIVLPLRFIAEVFGLTVDFDAERNQVRLADRNKPAWADRSKPDRAGQGKPDWAGQGKPSRAGNDKNKEEE, from the coding sequence CGGTGTTGTTTGTCCTCTCGCTGACGGTGAGCGCCGGGGCGGCGCCTCCCGGCCCGGAAGCGGCAAAGATCAGGGAGGAAGACGGGAAGCCCGGAAAAGACAAAGCGTTGGGACTGACGGTGGACGGTGAGGAGAGACCCTGGGGTGACGTACCCCCGGTGATCAAGGAGGGTCGCGTGCTGATCCCCATTCGGGGCATGATGGCCGCTCTGGGGGCCAAGGTGGATTGGAACGCGGAAGACAAGATGGTGACCATCGAACTGAACGACAGCATTCTGGAGATCGATTTCGGTGCTCTGGACGAAAACGGCATGCCGGCCTTCTACTTTAACGACGTCAAGATCGACGGCCCGGACGTGCCGCCCAAGAGCATCAACGGACGGATCGTGCTGCCCCTGCGTTTTATCGCCGAGGTTTTCGGGCTCACGGTGGATTTTGATGCCGAGCGTAATCAAGTGCGGCTCGCCGATCGGAACAAGCCAGCCTGGGCGGACCGGAGTAAGCCGGATCGGGCCGGTCAAGGCAAGCCGGACTGGGCCGGCCAGGGTAAGCCGTCCCGAGCGGGCAATGATAAGAACAAAGAGGAAGAGTAG